The segment CTCCCACAGATCCCCTGCCTGGAAAAACGTCTCGGTTGGAGGGATTCCTCCCGCAAGCGCTGCCTCCAGTCCGGCAGCGATCAACCAGCCGGATAAGCGCTTACCTAACCTATTTTTCTCCAGTTTAGGCAGGCGCACCAGCCCCATATCACACTCTACCTCTTCCCCTAGTACCAATCGGGCCAGCGGTTCTCCCTTCTTACTAAAGAAGAGGTGGGGAGCTGGATAGAGTCGTTCTCCCCTGTATCGAAGATAGGGGCCACGCAAACGGAGAACCCCAAGATCCTTCGAGGAACCCAAGGCGGCGGGCAATTCCTCCTTGCCATGGGGGGACCATCCTTGTTTACGGGCCAGGGTCGTTCGGATCGCTCCCTGCAAAGTGGACATCAAGGGAGGAAACCTGCCCACTGGTTGAACATTTCCCCCTTCCCCCTAGCGAAAGGGAGTTCCATCACGAAAAAACAGGGTATCCAATGCCCGAAATGACCAAATTTTCATGGTTGTCTCCCCTCCAGTTGTCGGAGAAAACGAAGAAATATGGCGGCCTCCGCCGAGTTGGCATCTCCGTTCCCATTGCGGGATTTCATACAAAAATCGATCAATGGATCCACCCGTAGCTTCAATTCATCCATGGAAACCTTCTTTTTTTGCTCCAAATTGCGCTGGTATTCCGCCCGCAAAAAGGTTTTGAGAATCTCCTCTTTCTCTTGATCATCTACTGGGAAATCCGCCATCTTGGCAAACTGCTCCCTTAATTTAAACAAAAATCCGGAAGAGAACAGGGTCGGATCCTTTTCAGAATGGGGTCCAATCCATTGCCCCAATACCGTCGATCCATCTTCGCCGCTTCTCCCTTCACCGATCACAGTCTCCCACTTGGCTGACCAGGTCAGGACGGGGCCTCCTGTTTTCCAGACACTCACAGCCAGACTATCCCGCCCGCAGGCTTCCTTCGCCACATCATCTAATAAATGATGGGCATAACGGAGCAGACCGGTAAGCGGAGCTGTGCGATGAGCGTAAACCAAAGCCCCTGAAATCGTTGCCTTGGGTTCTTTCACAAAAGATTCCCTGTATTTCCTACGTAGCTTCACGCTAACAGAAAGAGCTTGGTGGAAGGGGAGCATAGCTAACACATCATCCCCACCTGCATAGACCGTAACCCCATCGTGGGCTGCCACTAGCTCTGAAAGTCCCGTAGTAAACTGCGCCAGAGAACGACTCACTTGTTCCCCACGATTTTCCGTCCCTTTTTTCGACTGCAACAATTGTCCCAGCTGATCCCCATCCATCAGTAGCAAAGCATAATAGGAAGAGGGAGACCCAATGGATTTTGTCAGGTTTCTATGGGCTTGTTGTAGTTTTTCTTTTTTCTTCTCATTAACCGGGGGGTTGACCTTCGAATGAATGCTTTTCCAGTAGTTGGCACTTGTCAGATTGGACTCAAAGAAGCTAGGCCCATTTAAGTAGGTGATCCCCGCCAGATCCGGGTGCTCTTGAATCAGCCTCTGCACGGAGCTGAAATGGGTCCCGTTTTCAGTAGGGGGAATGTCACAGGAAGTAGCTTCGGTTAAAAAAGCCTGCGCCAGTTCCGGTTGTTCCTCCACCGCCCGGAGAACCCAAGGTAATGCCGCCAGGTAGGAAGTAGATGGAAATCCTTTCGCCTTTTCAGGTAAGGGCCAACCGATTGCTTCTTGGGAAAGCAAAGGAAAAAACCGTTTAATGATTCCAATTGCACTTAAGCGCTCATTTTCCCTGATTTGCTGGAAAAAACCCTTATGTTGAGAATCCCATAAATTTTTCCGCAAAGCCTCCCAAAATTCCAATTGTTCCTCATGACGAAAATAGCCGGATAACTCCTGCAGATTACCGATCAGCGTACATTTTTCTCCCGGCTCTTTAGGTCGAATCTGGCTTCGCCAATTCTTCCGCCGATCCAGCAAGTCATCCTGCTCTCCAACCACCCAGGTAATCTCCCAAAAGTACTTGACTTGGCGGTCCCAAATCTTTTTTGTACCCTTCCCCTTCGGAGCTACTTTTTCAACTACACACTTCCATACCTGATCCGCAATTCGTTGCCATGCATCCTCAACCGCATTCTTAACGTCGTCAACATAGGTTTTGGGAGAAACCCCAGAGGGAAGTATCGCTTGAAATCGGTTGGGTAGTGTCCCTACCCAGGGTTTTTCCCCATCTTCACCACGTATCGCCTGTATCAAGGGATCCTCGTCTACCACAGGGAACAGGATTGTCCCTCCAGTCTCTCTTACTTTGGCCATCGCATGCCCCGACAGATAAGAGAGAAGGAATGAACTGGCCAATAGATCCCGCGTACGTCGGGATTGTGCGACAAAATCCTGTACGGGTCCCAATGTAAAATGTAACCTCTGTTGGTTCACTGTCCACCCTCCCCCTGATATTGCCGTTGTCGCAAATGGTCTGCAAACTGACGCAAAATCGATGAGACATCAGGGGCAGGAAACTTTCCGATCCTCTTTCCTTCCCTCTTCGTCTCCACCTGCGACGGATAGGGAGCAGACAGAATCGCAAATACGGGATAAAATTTATCTCCTGCTTGAACGACGCGAATCCAGACCGGAGACGCCACCCGTTCAAAATCTATAGGCTTGTACTCTATTTCAGGCTCATGACGTTTTTGGGAGATCATCGGTAACCCAAGGGCAATCCGATCACACGAGTGCGAGGGCTCTTTTCGAAAATATTTCAAATCCTTAGCGGCTTCAAACAAGGCTTGGTCCCAGCATCCATAACCCTGTGCGCCATAGAAAAAAGAAGCTTGCCGATCGATGACGGTATGATCCGCCTTTGAAACATCACCGAACCAAGATTGGATCCGGGAGAGTCCCTCCAGCCATCGCTGGTACCATTTCTCCATACTCTCGGCCCCATGAGCGATAGGAAGCTCCCGCAACCATTGATCTGCCTGATCATTCCCTGTCAATTTCCAACTTTTCAAAGCAACGGTTCCAAATCCACGGCGGGAACGGGAACCCAAGCCCCCGATGTGACCGAGTAGCCACACTGAAGCGAGCACAGAATGCCAAGCTTCTGGAGGATTTTCCTCCCCTTTAACAGGTGGACGAAGCACAATCGAAAACTTGAGATCCTGCTTGGGTGCTAAATATCCCCTTCCCTGCTCTTCCTCACTGTTTGGTGTACGGGAACCTTTCTTTTTCTTTTTCCCACTATGCGGTGTAAGAGAAGCCTTTTTTTCTTTACTGTTCGGTGTAAGGAAAAAGCTCAAATAACTCAATTTCTTCAATTTCTCAAGCATCTGTTTGTCTTTTTTTCTGATGACATCACTTTTCAAAGAAGAGGTTTCCATCCTTATCAAAAACCGTGACTGTCCTTTCCCCGCTTGTGCACTGCCGAATAGATCCTCTTCCATCCTGGTATACGCTGGATCTACTGCACGATACCAAAAACGGAGCGCCCCTTTGATCGAGGGAACCCGCATTTCGGCTTGATGCGGATCTACTCCTCCCAAAAACAGGGGCGTTTGGATCCGATATGTAACCTCCAACAGTTCCACCACTTCACCTCCACGGTTTTTCCTACCACCTGACATTTTGTACTTTGGAATGAAATAATAAATTTTTTCTTACGTCACTATTCTACCATTTTCTTTTTATTTGTCGACATAATTACAAATATCGTCAAATTTCTTTAATAAAAAGAGAGTACCTAAAGGACTCTGTTATTGGAGAGTATTTCCAGATTTTTTGTCTCCATCCCCATTGTTTTCAATCTGTTCAGCCCCATTCCATGATAAAGTGGACAAAGCGAGTGAAGGAGGGATGCAGTATGTTGACGAGAATCCATAACCGATTGGGGCAGTTTTCCAAAACGGAAGAAAAAATTGCCCGGTATATTTTAAATCATGCCGAACTGATCCCGAACATGACAACCAAAGAACTGGCGGAAAAGGCTGAAGTCAGTGAAGCCTCGGTGATTCGCTTTTCCAAATCGATCGGGATCGGCAGCTTCAAGGCATTCAAAATTGCTCTGGCACAGGAATTGGCCGTTGGCGATGAAGAGTATATCTCCGATTTCTCAATCGTTCACAAGAAGGATTCTCCATATGACTTATTCCAGAAAGTTGTTCACGTGAACAAAGGAGCGATCGAGCTGTTGGCCAGTTCTCTCGATAAAAAGGAACTGGAACGGGCAGTAAATGTGTTAAAAGAAGCAAGAAGAGTATTATTCTTCGGTGTTGGCGGTTCAGCTATCGCGGCGGTGGACAGTTTGTACAAATTTACGAAACTGGGTTTTCAAACCGAATTCAACCATGATTTTCACTACATGCTGTCCTTGATAACTCATTTGAATGAGAAGGATGTATTTGTCGCCATCAGCATGTCCGGAAAAACGAAGGATGTCATGGATTTGGTTCAGTTTGCCAAAAAGAAAGGAGCAACAGTGATCGCGATCACCAATATCAGTAAATCACCGCTATATAAGCAAGCGGATATCCGGCTGGCAACCCCGACGGTGGAAAAGGATTTTCGTTCTGGCAGTATTACATCAAGAATGACACAGTTAACCGTGATCGATACGTTGTATATCAGTCTCTTCAATACCATTGGCAAACATGTACTGGAACAATATCAGGAAGCGAGAGAAGAGGTGGTGAAGCTGCGCCGCTAGAAGCGTTGTGAAAAAGCCGTCATACCCATAGGGCACAAGTCATGCCCAGGGTGGCTTCGCTCCCCGGTCACGCTATGCACTCACCAGTACAAGTCTCGCCAGAGGTCTTTCGCCCCCGGTCTCGCTATGCACTCACCAGCACAAGTCTCGCCTAGGTCACTCCGTTCCCGGTCTCGCTATGCACCCATGGGGCACAAGTCGTGCCGGGGTCGCTTCGCTTCCTGGTCACGCTATGCAGGGAGGATTGGGTTTTACATGGAGTGACTTTGGCAGTTCAGAACAACCGGAAGGTCATGTGAAACCCCATCCCGACTGGCCATGAACGCATAAATCACAACGCTTCTAGTGCCCCCTCGGCGAACATGGTTGGAAAATCACAGACGGGCTGGGATGGTGGGGATTTGATTCGCCTTTGCACTCTCGCCGGGGTCACTCCGTTCCCGCTCTCGCTATGGGCTCTTTGCAAGAGATCGGAGCCGTCCCACCACCCTGCCCCCCCTTGCTCGCAGTTATCTGAAAAGGCAGTAGTTTTCCCCGAATGAAATTTTATTTCGTTAAAAAAGGGTGTGTATATTGACTTTTAATTTCATACCTCACTATAATCAAAAGTGACTGCAAGAAAGGAGTTTGAATCCATTGTTTGAAAAATTGGGAACAGAAACAAGAAACCAAAAAACCATGGCACTGGATCAGATGTCCACAAGGGAAATTTTGCAAGTCATGAACGAAGAAGACCAACGGGTACCCCAAGCGATTTTAACCCAATTACCCCATATTGAGATCGCTGTCGATCGGGTGATCGAATCATTCCGAAATCAGGGCCGGTTAATCTATATCGGTGCAGGCACGAGTGGACGACTGGGTATATTGGATGCAGTGGAGTGTGTTCCTACGTTCAGTGCCTCCCCGGAAATGGTGAGAGGAATCATTGCGGGCGGATTGAAAGCGCTTACGAATGCTGTGGAAGGTGCCGAAGACGATGAAGAGCTTGGAAAAATGGATTTGGCGAGGATACATCTTTCGGAAAGAGATACGGTTATAGGTCTTGCCGCAAGTGGACGGACGCCATATGTCATAGGGGCGCTGGCATACGCCAACTCCCGAGGTGCTACCACCGTAAGTATCTCCTGTAACCCAGGTTCGAAAATGAGTGCCTACAGTGATATTGCCATCGAGGTGGAAACAGGCCCTGAAGTATTGACCGGTTCAACGAGACTAAAAGCCGGAACAGCACAAAAAATGGTGCTGAACATGATTTCAACTGCTGCCATGGTAGGAATCGGGAAGGTTTATCAAAATCTGATGGTGGATGTACAACCTACCAACAATAAACTGAAAGAAAGATCCAAGCGCATCATCATGGAGGCCACGGGGGTTGATTATGAAACAGCCGGCACCTATTTTGAAAAAGCCGATCATCAAGTAAAGACAGCCATTGTCATGCTTTTGCTCGATTGCCCGAAAAAAGAAGCAGCCGAAAAAATCAAGAGAAGCAAGGGATTCGTACGTGAAGCTCTATCCGATTTGAGGAGGTGATTTCCCGTCATTGAATCTGAAGTCGGATGAAGGATAAAAAATGAATGGGGAGGTTTGAACATGAAAAATGAACAGAGGATGGCCAAGGACATTTTGGTTCAGGTAGGTGGAAAGGACAATATCCGCCGCATGGCCTTTTGCATGACACGACTCAGACTCTCCTTGAAGGATGACAGCAAGGTCAATCATGATGCGCTCAAAAAAGTGGAGGGTGTCATGGGAGTGGTGGATGATGATACGTTGCAACTTGTGATCGGTCCCGGAACCGTGAACAAGGTGGCCGATGAAATGAGCCGTCTTACCGGATTGGCTATTGGAGAAGAAGCAGAACCGGAAGTTGACAACATGACGTTTGAGGAAAAAGCAGCTTTGAACAAGGAAGCGATCAAACAAAAAAACAGAACGCCGTTCAAGAACTTTTTGCGTCGCTTGGGAAATATATTTATCCCGCTGATTCCTGGCCTGGTTGCTTCCGGAATTATAAATGGTGCTTCCAACTTTGCGGTCAATGCAGGGGTAAGCAATGAAGAAACCTGGATGAAAATACTGCTCTTGCTCGGCAGCAGCTTGTTTACCTTTTTGGCGATTTTGGTCGGATGGAATACGGCAAAGGAATTTGGAGGAACCCCTGTCCTTGGTGCGATCGCCGGAATGATCCTGTTTAACCCGGCGTTGGAGAACATTGCAGTTTTCGGCGAAAAATTAGTAGTGGGTCGTGGAGGATTATTTGGAGTTATTTTTGCCGCCTGGCTGATGACCTTTGTTGAAAAGCGGGTTCGGAAAATAATTCCCGGCGCAGTGGATATCATCTTTACACCTTTGATTACATTATTGGTCGTAGGTATTGTTTCCTTGTTCGTTGTCATGCCGGTTGCCGGTGTATTATCGGATGGGATCACGCAAGGCTTAACCTCCTTGATCCAAATGGGCGGCGTCATTGCAGGTGCAGTTTTGGCTGGTTTTTTTCTGCCCCTGGTCATGGTGGGTCTGCACCACGGTTTGACACCCATTCATCTTGAATTGATCAACACCTACGGACATACGGCCCTGCTGACAATTCTCGCCATGGCGGGTGCAGGTCAGGTGGGTGCCGCAATGGCGATCTACGTAAAGACAAAAAACCAGCGTTTGAAAAACATCATCAAAGGTGCACTTCCGGTTGGATTTCTCGGGATAGGTGAACCGTTGCTCTATGGGGTCACTCTGCCACTGGGTCGTCCCTTTGTTACTGCCTGTATGGGGGGAGCACTCGGTGGTGCGTTCCAAGCAGTGATGGCAACCGCGGCCAAAGGGATCGGAGTATCCGGATTGTCTCTGATTCCACTCATAGATGACGGAAAATATCTTCTGTATTTCCTGGGACTTGTGGTTGGCTATGCAGGAGGCTTCTTGTTTACGTACCTGTTCGGGTTCAAAGAGGAAATGGCAAAAGATATTTGATGGCATACAATAACCCCCCTTTTTAAAAAATTCGGGGGAATCCACATCCGGAATCCGGTTCACGCCCTTTCGTTGCCAAAAGGAGGCTCCATCATGCTGGGGATATCGATTTATTTGGGAAACCAGTCCATCACAGACCAGAAAGCCTATATTCAAAACATGAACCGGAACGGGTTTCAAACCATCTTTACATCACTCCATATTCCGGAAGATCATTCAACCTTGTACAAGGAGCAACTCATTCAACTGGGGAGGATCGCATCTGCACTGGATATGGAACTGATGGCGGATATCTCTCCCGCTTCTCTGAAAACTCTCGGGCTCAGCTGGTGTGATGCCGATGTTCCGGATATTCTTCTCGCCTGGGGTTTGACCGGTTTGCGGATCGACTATGGAGTGGACGAAAAAAGAGTGG is part of the Kroppenstedtia eburnea genome and harbors:
- the cmr1 gene encoding type III-B CRISPR module RAMP protein Cmr1; translation: MELLEVTYRIQTPLFLGGVDPHQAEMRVPSIKGALRFWYRAVDPAYTRMEEDLFGSAQAGKGQSRFLIRMETSSLKSDVIRKKDKQMLEKLKKLSYLSFFLTPNSKEKKASLTPHSGKKKKKGSRTPNSEEEQGRGYLAPKQDLKFSIVLRPPVKGEENPPEAWHSVLASVWLLGHIGGLGSRSRRGFGTVALKSWKLTGNDQADQWLRELPIAHGAESMEKWYQRWLEGLSRIQSWFGDVSKADHTVIDRQASFFYGAQGYGCWDQALFEAAKDLKYFRKEPSHSCDRIALGLPMISQKRHEPEIEYKPIDFERVASPVWIRVVQAGDKFYPVFAILSAPYPSQVETKREGKRIGKFPAPDVSSILRQFADHLRQRQYQGEGGQ
- a CDS encoding PTS transporter subunit EIIC, with amino-acid sequence MKNEQRMAKDILVQVGGKDNIRRMAFCMTRLRLSLKDDSKVNHDALKKVEGVMGVVDDDTLQLVIGPGTVNKVADEMSRLTGLAIGEEAEPEVDNMTFEEKAALNKEAIKQKNRTPFKNFLRRLGNIFIPLIPGLVASGIINGASNFAVNAGVSNEETWMKILLLLGSSLFTFLAILVGWNTAKEFGGTPVLGAIAGMILFNPALENIAVFGEKLVVGRGGLFGVIFAAWLMTFVEKRVRKIIPGAVDIIFTPLITLLVVGIVSLFVVMPVAGVLSDGITQGLTSLIQMGGVIAGAVLAGFFLPLVMVGLHHGLTPIHLELINTYGHTALLTILAMAGAGQVGAAMAIYVKTKNQRLKNIIKGALPVGFLGIGEPLLYGVTLPLGRPFVTACMGGALGGAFQAVMATAAKGIGVSGLSLIPLIDDGKYLLYFLGLVVGYAGGFLFTYLFGFKEEMAKDI
- the murQ gene encoding N-acetylmuramic acid 6-phosphate etherase, translated to MFEKLGTETRNQKTMALDQMSTREILQVMNEEDQRVPQAILTQLPHIEIAVDRVIESFRNQGRLIYIGAGTSGRLGILDAVECVPTFSASPEMVRGIIAGGLKALTNAVEGAEDDEELGKMDLARIHLSERDTVIGLAASGRTPYVIGALAYANSRGATTVSISCNPGSKMSAYSDIAIEVETGPEVLTGSTRLKAGTAQKMVLNMISTAAMVGIGKVYQNLMVDVQPTNNKLKERSKRIIMEATGVDYETAGTYFEKADHQVKTAIVMLLLDCPKKEAAEKIKRSKGFVREALSDLRR
- a CDS encoding MurR/RpiR family transcriptional regulator, which encodes MLTRIHNRLGQFSKTEEKIARYILNHAELIPNMTTKELAEKAEVSEASVIRFSKSIGIGSFKAFKIALAQELAVGDEEYISDFSIVHKKDSPYDLFQKVVHVNKGAIELLASSLDKKELERAVNVLKEARRVLFFGVGGSAIAAVDSLYKFTKLGFQTEFNHDFHYMLSLITHLNEKDVFVAISMSGKTKDVMDLVQFAKKKGATVIAITNISKSPLYKQADIRLATPTVEKDFRSGSITSRMTQLTVIDTLYISLFNTIGKHVLEQYQEAREEVVKLRR
- the cas10 gene encoding type III-B CRISPR-associated protein Cas10/Cmr2, with the protein product MNQQRLHFTLGPVQDFVAQSRRTRDLLASSFLLSYLSGHAMAKVRETGGTILFPVVDEDPLIQAIRGEDGEKPWVGTLPNRFQAILPSGVSPKTYVDDVKNAVEDAWQRIADQVWKCVVEKVAPKGKGTKKIWDRQVKYFWEITWVVGEQDDLLDRRKNWRSQIRPKEPGEKCTLIGNLQELSGYFRHEEQLEFWEALRKNLWDSQHKGFFQQIRENERLSAIGIIKRFFPLLSQEAIGWPLPEKAKGFPSTSYLAALPWVLRAVEEQPELAQAFLTEATSCDIPPTENGTHFSSVQRLIQEHPDLAGITYLNGPSFFESNLTSANYWKSIHSKVNPPVNEKKKEKLQQAHRNLTKSIGSPSSYYALLLMDGDQLGQLLQSKKGTENRGEQVSRSLAQFTTGLSELVAAHDGVTVYAGGDDVLAMLPFHQALSVSVKLRRKYRESFVKEPKATISGALVYAHRTAPLTGLLRYAHHLLDDVAKEACGRDSLAVSVWKTGGPVLTWSAKWETVIGEGRSGEDGSTVLGQWIGPHSEKDPTLFSSGFLFKLREQFAKMADFPVDDQEKEEILKTFLRAEYQRNLEQKKKVSMDELKLRVDPLIDFCMKSRNGNGDANSAEAAIFLRFLRQLEGRQP